The following proteins are co-located in the Ascochyta rabiei chromosome 8, complete sequence genome:
- a CDS encoding Tripeptidyl-peptidase I, whose translation MRFSGLLLLGLSGLGASSPLDSHIVHERRHALPVAWTKHSRAPKDTVLPVRIGLNQRNLEHSDRFLDDISDPDSPNFGKHWTAEQVANTFAPHPEASKTTLEWLQNSGVDLKRVKHSVGRNWVEFSATVEELEGLLQTEYHYYKHKASGGFRIACDEYGLPQRVGKHVDFVMPTVQLDGLQPVAQAKASIQAAVNIIGLSGTANCSSLITIDCLRAIYNLPVGKYNHTGNQLGIAEWADYLYLPDLKTFFENFTSPKIPSDVVPEFISIDGGKASNLSLAQQEKVIESALDFQTAYSIIWPQNTRLYQNGDSVNVDSVGTFNIFLDALDASYCTYQGGNQPYVDPAYPDPNDAPGAYTGPLQCGGAPMSNVISVSYDQIEGALPRFYQERQCREWMKLALQGVSVIFASGDSGVANKYNSGYNNSCLDSEYGYVDEQGTRFSPSFPASCPYITSVGATTLLNSSIYGGEKAVASPKGLQSYYSGGGFSSVFPRPSWQSKAVSKYLDKHAPKYGESVFNSSGRGYPDVSALGLNLATVWLGKTYGISGTSASAPIFASIINLLNEERLEKGKNPIGFLNPIIYKYPEMFNDITVGGNPGCGTQGFPASPGWDPVTGVGTPDYNKMRKVFLDLK comes from the exons ATGCGTTTCTCAGGCTTGTTGCTGCTCGGCCTCAGTGGGCTAGGAGCAAGCTCTCCCCTCGACTCGCATATAGTCCATGAGAGGAGACATGCGTTGCCAGTTGCTTGGACCAAGCATTCGCGTGCGCCGAAAGACACGGTGCTGCCTGTCAGGATTGGTTTGAACCAGCGAAACTTGGAGCATTCAGACCGCTTCCTCGACGATATCTCGGACCCAGACTCGCCGAACTTTG GAAAGCACTGGACTGCGGAACAAGTTGCGAATACCTTTGCACCGCACCCAGAAGCGTCGAAAACGACTCTTGAATGGCTCCAGAATTCAGGCGTTGATCTGAAGAGGGTCAAGCACTCGGTTG GACGCAACTGGGTGGAGTTCTCCGCCACGGTTGAGGAGCTCGAAGGCCTGCTTCAAACAGAGTATCACTACTACAAGCACAAGGCTTCCGGCGGCTTCCGCATTGCATGCGATGAGTACGGACTGCCACAGCGCGTTGGCAAGCATGTCGACTTTGTGATGCCCACTGTCCAGCTTGACGGCCTGCAGCCCGTGGCTCAGGCCAAGGCGTCGATCCAGGCCGCCGTCAACATTATCGGTCTTTCCGGCACCGCAAATTGCTCTTCTCTGATCACTATCGATTGTCTGAGAGCGATCTACAATCTCCCCGTCGGCAAGTACAACCACACCGGCAACCAACTCGGAATCGCAGAGTGGGCCGACTACCTATACCTCCCTGACCTGAAGACGTTCTTCGAGAACTTCACCTCTCCCAAGATCCCATCGGACGTTGTGCCCGAGTTCATCTCCATCGATGGCGGAAAGGCTTCGAACCTGTCTTTGGCCCAGCAAGAGAAGGTCATTGAGAGCGCGCTGGACTTCCAGACCGCCTACTCCATCATCTGGCCCCAAAATACCCGTTTGTACCAGAACGGCGACTCGGTGAACGTCGACTCCGTGGGAACGTTTAACATCTTCTTGGATGCTCTG GATGCTTCCTACTGCACTTACCAGGGCGGTAACCAACCGTACGTTGATCCCGCCTACCCTGATCCCAACGACGCGCCTGGTGCCTACACCGGTCCGCTGCAATGTGGCGGAGCTCCAATGAGCAACGTCATCTCCGTTTCATACGATCAGATTGAGGGCGCACTCCCGCGATTCTACCAGGAGCGCCAGTGCCGCGAATGGATGAAACTGGCTCTGCAAGGTGTGAGCGTCATCTTCGCATCTGGCGACTCTGGCGTCGCCAACAAATACAACTCCGGGTACAACAACAGCTGCCTCGACTCGGAATACGGTTATGTCGACGAGCAGGGAACGCGCTTCTCGCCCTCGTTCCCTGCCAGCTGCCCTTAC ATCACCTCAGTCGGCGCAACAACCCTCCTCAACTCGTCCATCTACGGCGGCGAAAAAGCAGTCGCCTCCCCCAAAGGCCTTCAATCCTACTACTCGGGCGGCGGCTTCTCCAGCGTCTTCCCACGCCCGTCTTGGCAATCCAAAGCCGTATCCAAGTACCTCGACAAGCACGCGCCCAAGTACGGCGAATCCGTCTTCAACTCCTCCGGCCGCGGCTACCCAGACGTCTCCGCCCTCGGCCTCAACCTGGCAACCGTGTGGCTGGGCAAAACCTACGGCATCAGCGGCACCTCAGCCTCGGCGCCCATCTTCGCCAGCATCATCAACCTGCTGAACGAGGAGCGGTTGGAGAAGGGCAAAAATCCCATTGGGTTCTTGAACCCCATCATCTACAAATACCCCGAGATGTTCAATGATATCACTGTCGGTGGGAATCCGGGGTGTGGGACACAGGGGTTCCCCGCTAGTCCTGGCTGGGATCCGGTGACGGGTGTTGGGACCCCGGATTACAACAAGATGAGGAAGGTGTTTTTAGACCTGAAGTAA